A genomic segment from Equus przewalskii isolate Varuska chromosome X, EquPr2, whole genome shotgun sequence encodes:
- the LOC139081089 gene encoding melanoma-associated antigen 10-like isoform X1, with product MADRGNPLIPERMGFSPFVRPRRPQAGVARCDVSSLLSRVSQGGKGLGLSVKTGQLREPHQVRRGSSPKLYQESRPVGSHRPASCSHFYLLPPTRVIMSDAPKHPCLTFEPDFWAQNEIQNLSVPHVSTAEEEDDISSISSCSFTFSYPSTSSSPPSYPVIPSSTEEEEEEEEQEEEKGKEEEGEKEEKWEEPATVALSPHQSPPSSCSFSSTSWSTSDGGFSSQGEEDTSSSKTSADTESLPRDWLDEKVTDLVHFMILKYRLKEPITKAEMLKIVIKRYKKRFSLIFKKASKCLEVISGIDVKEVDPTIHSYVLVNSLDLTHDEILSDNQSLPKNGLLLIILCVIFIEGDCAREEDIWEFLNMMGVYAGKEHFIYGEPRKLITRDWVQENYLEYRQVPNSDPTRYEFLWGPRAHAETSKRKVLEFLAKIKGTDPISFSFWYQDALRDEEERARPRVGPGDTTTAMFIAQQRSAASPAPTEE from the exons ATGGCGGACAGAGGGAACCCCCTCATCCCAGAACGGATGGGGTTCAGCCCCTTTGTCCGCCCTAGGAGACCCCAGGCAGGGGTGGCTAGATGTGACGTCTCTTCACTTTTGTCTCGAGTGTCTCAGGGAGGCAAAGGCCTTGGTCTGAGTGTGAAGACAGGTCAGCTGAGGGAGCCACATCAGGTCAGAAGAGGGAGTAGTCCCAAGCTCTACCAGGAGTCAAG GCCTGTGGGATCTCATCGCCCAGCATCCTGCTCACACTTCTACCTGCTGCCTCCAACAAGAGTCATCATGTCTGACGCTCCAAAGCATCCATGCCTCACATTTGAGCCAGACTTTTGGGCCCAAAATGAGATACAGAACCTGTCAGTACCACATGTTTCCAcagctgaggaggaggatgatatctcctccatttcctcttgCTCTTTCACCTTCTCCtacccctccacctcctcctcccccccttCCTATCCTGTGATCCCAAgcagcacagaggaggaggaggaggaagaggaacaggaggaagaaaagggaaaggaagaggagggggagaaagaggaaaagtgggAGGAGCCTGCCACTGTGGCATTGAGTCCTCATCAGAGTCCTCCAagctcctgctccttctcctccactTCATGGAGCACATCAGACGGAGGCTTCAGCAGCCAAGGAGAGGAAGACACGAGCTCCTCGAAGACCTCAGCAGATACTGAATCCTTGCCCAGGGACTGGCTAGATGAGAAGGTGACTGATTTAGTGCATTTCATGATCCTCAAGTATCGATTGAAGGAGCCCATCACAAAGGCAGAAATGCTGAAGATTGTCATCAAGAGGTACAAGAAACGATTCTCTCTGATCTTCAAGAAAGCTTCTAAGTGCTTGGAGGTGATCTCTGGCATTGATGTGAAAGAAGTGGACCCCACCATCCACTCCTATGTCCTTGTCAACTCACTGGACCTCACCCATGATGAGATACTTAGTGACAACCAGAGCCTGCCTAAAAACGGCCTGCTGTTAATCATCCTGTGTGTGATCTTCATAGAGGGCGACTGTGCCCGTGAGGAGGACATTTGGGAGTTCCTGAATATGATGGGAGTGTATGCTGGGAAGGAGCACTTCATTTATGGGGAGCCCAGGAAGCTCATTACCAGAGATTGGGTGCAGGAGAATTACCTGGAGTACCGGCAGGTGCCTAATAGTGATCCTACACGCTACGAATTCCTGTGGGGTCCAAGGGCCCATGCCGAAACCAGCAAGAGGAAAGTTCTGGAATTTTTGGCCAAGATAAAAGGGACTGACCCCATTTCCTTCTCATTCTGGTATCAAGACGCAttaagagatgaggaagagagagcccGGCCCAGAGTTGGCCCCGGGGATACTACTACTGCCATGTTCATTGCACAGCAACGATCAGCAGCCTCTCCTGCCCCAACTGAAGAATGA
- the LOC139081089 gene encoding melanoma-associated antigen 10-like isoform X2, with amino-acid sequence MSDAPKHPCLTFEPDFWAQNEIQNLSVPHVSTAEEEDDISSISSCSFTFSYPSTSSSPPSYPVIPSSTEEEEEEEEQEEEKGKEEEGEKEEKWEEPATVALSPHQSPPSSCSFSSTSWSTSDGGFSSQGEEDTSSSKTSADTESLPRDWLDEKVTDLVHFMILKYRLKEPITKAEMLKIVIKRYKKRFSLIFKKASKCLEVISGIDVKEVDPTIHSYVLVNSLDLTHDEILSDNQSLPKNGLLLIILCVIFIEGDCAREEDIWEFLNMMGVYAGKEHFIYGEPRKLITRDWVQENYLEYRQVPNSDPTRYEFLWGPRAHAETSKRKVLEFLAKIKGTDPISFSFWYQDALRDEEERARPRVGPGDTTTAMFIAQQRSAASPAPTEE; translated from the coding sequence ATGTCTGACGCTCCAAAGCATCCATGCCTCACATTTGAGCCAGACTTTTGGGCCCAAAATGAGATACAGAACCTGTCAGTACCACATGTTTCCAcagctgaggaggaggatgatatctcctccatttcctcttgCTCTTTCACCTTCTCCtacccctccacctcctcctcccccccttCCTATCCTGTGATCCCAAgcagcacagaggaggaggaggaggaagaggaacaggaggaagaaaagggaaaggaagaggagggggagaaagaggaaaagtgggAGGAGCCTGCCACTGTGGCATTGAGTCCTCATCAGAGTCCTCCAagctcctgctccttctcctccactTCATGGAGCACATCAGACGGAGGCTTCAGCAGCCAAGGAGAGGAAGACACGAGCTCCTCGAAGACCTCAGCAGATACTGAATCCTTGCCCAGGGACTGGCTAGATGAGAAGGTGACTGATTTAGTGCATTTCATGATCCTCAAGTATCGATTGAAGGAGCCCATCACAAAGGCAGAAATGCTGAAGATTGTCATCAAGAGGTACAAGAAACGATTCTCTCTGATCTTCAAGAAAGCTTCTAAGTGCTTGGAGGTGATCTCTGGCATTGATGTGAAAGAAGTGGACCCCACCATCCACTCCTATGTCCTTGTCAACTCACTGGACCTCACCCATGATGAGATACTTAGTGACAACCAGAGCCTGCCTAAAAACGGCCTGCTGTTAATCATCCTGTGTGTGATCTTCATAGAGGGCGACTGTGCCCGTGAGGAGGACATTTGGGAGTTCCTGAATATGATGGGAGTGTATGCTGGGAAGGAGCACTTCATTTATGGGGAGCCCAGGAAGCTCATTACCAGAGATTGGGTGCAGGAGAATTACCTGGAGTACCGGCAGGTGCCTAATAGTGATCCTACACGCTACGAATTCCTGTGGGGTCCAAGGGCCCATGCCGAAACCAGCAAGAGGAAAGTTCTGGAATTTTTGGCCAAGATAAAAGGGACTGACCCCATTTCCTTCTCATTCTGGTATCAAGACGCAttaagagatgaggaagagagagcccGGCCCAGAGTTGGCCCCGGGGATACTACTACTGCCATGTTCATTGCACAGCAACGATCAGCAGCCTCTCCTGCCCCAACTGAAGAATGA